From the genome of Hymenobacter cellulosilyticus, one region includes:
- a CDS encoding DUF5691 domain-containing protein, with the protein MNISSDWQQLLRVALLGTRQSGEAVPTPPGELPAAASREAQVLLTAGALSLVRKAGVVPLAATPPAPAGPEAWPPLGPAGAHCLQQMLDNRRFSFFAGRYLPQVVARQRRIPHYLLPAVFEHDMLRIDLKGAGAAAGARGQWLAALNPAWQGILAPEFADPDPADWETANRHRRQHLVRWLHRTQPEQLRQLLAAALPTEAAAEQAALLHELRWTVSAADVPLLEPYLRSGSKEVRQTVAALLARMPDSPLLSRLWDLAAPLLTLAPTATGGLQVHLPEPEAWHKDWQLAGIEAKDKRFEGGERSGWLGQMLALLPPGRWSAHWQQTPAELLRRAADSEWAKLLRTAWTQAAHLHRDVAWAQALLTEHAGQAFLTPKQAKELLSVLPLAQKNDFLRELLPPRRAITPAALQTLQLAAWKYWPRELTEAVLELVGAAHTTPGLPGQPPWPQLQQMLYNLQAYADEADFDCCAARLTPLTEVYGPLNAGIQDTLAALDFRRQLTLSLDEPPGSDEP; encoded by the coding sequence ATGAATATTTCCTCCGACTGGCAACAACTGCTGCGCGTGGCCCTGCTGGGCACCCGGCAAAGCGGGGAAGCAGTGCCCACACCACCCGGTGAGCTTCCGGCAGCGGCCTCGCGCGAGGCCCAGGTGTTGTTGACCGCCGGCGCGTTGTCCCTCGTACGCAAGGCGGGTGTGGTGCCGCTGGCGGCCACGCCGCCGGCCCCGGCCGGCCCCGAAGCGTGGCCGCCGCTGGGACCGGCCGGGGCGCACTGTCTGCAGCAGATGCTGGACAACCGGCGCTTCAGCTTTTTTGCCGGCCGCTACTTGCCGCAGGTGGTGGCCCGGCAGCGGCGCATTCCGCATTACTTGCTGCCAGCCGTGTTTGAGCACGACATGCTGCGCATCGACCTGAAGGGGGCTGGGGCGGCGGCCGGAGCCCGGGGACAGTGGCTGGCCGCCCTCAACCCGGCCTGGCAGGGTATTCTGGCTCCCGAATTTGCTGATCCGGACCCGGCCGATTGGGAAACGGCCAACCGGCACCGACGGCAGCACCTGGTGCGCTGGCTGCACCGCACCCAGCCCGAGCAGCTGCGCCAGCTTCTGGCCGCGGCCCTACCTACCGAAGCGGCTGCCGAGCAGGCAGCCCTGCTGCACGAGCTGCGCTGGACGGTGTCGGCGGCCGATGTGCCGCTGCTGGAGCCCTACCTTCGCTCGGGCAGTAAAGAAGTGCGGCAGACCGTCGCGGCCCTGCTGGCTCGGATGCCCGACTCACCCTTGCTTTCCCGCCTCTGGGACCTGGCCGCCCCGCTGCTCACGCTGGCTCCCACCGCCACCGGTGGGCTGCAGGTGCACCTGCCCGAGCCCGAGGCCTGGCACAAAGACTGGCAACTGGCTGGTATCGAGGCTAAGGACAAGCGCTTCGAGGGCGGTGAACGGTCGGGGTGGCTGGGGCAGATGCTGGCTTTGCTGCCGCCCGGCCGCTGGTCGGCGCACTGGCAGCAAACCCCGGCCGAGCTGCTGCGCCGGGCTGCCGACAGCGAATGGGCTAAGCTGCTGCGCACGGCCTGGACGCAGGCGGCACACCTGCATCGGGACGTGGCCTGGGCTCAGGCTCTGCTGACGGAGCACGCCGGGCAGGCATTTCTGACGCCCAAGCAGGCCAAAGAACTGCTGAGCGTGCTGCCACTAGCCCAGAAAAACGACTTTTTGCGCGAACTGCTGCCGCCGCGCCGCGCCATTACGCCGGCCGCCCTGCAAACCCTGCAGCTGGCCGCCTGGAAGTATTGGCCGCGGGAGCTCACCGAGGCCGTGTTGGAGCTGGTAGGGGCTGCGCATACTACTCCCGGCCTGCCGGGGCAACCACCTTGGCCCCAGCTGCAGCAGATGCTGTACAACCTGCAGGCCTACGCCGACGAGGCCGACTTCGACTGCTGCGCCGCGCGGCTCACCCCGCTTACGGAAGTGTACGGCCCGCTCAACGCTGGTATTCAGGATACCCTGGCAGCGCTGGACTTTCGCCGGCAGCTGACTTTGTCGCTGGACGAGCCGCCCGGCTCCGACGAGCCGTAA
- a CDS encoding T9SS type A sorting domain-containing protein, producing the protein MAYGDVIVRAGSTAALTARGDVVFSDGFSAEAGATLSAYQDAGVCSSAAPQEDPDQAEPEVAYQEAPLDPASGKQAKVASTPAVAQEKVEIYPNPVLQQMHLVLPEAGSAYEVKIYNSFGSEVKHLTLQPGQTEVDVRMLQPGIYYLHSKSEKGVGTTRFRVER; encoded by the coding sequence ATGGCTTATGGCGACGTCATTGTACGGGCCGGTTCCACAGCTGCCTTAACAGCCCGGGGCGACGTTGTTTTTAGTGACGGCTTCAGCGCAGAAGCAGGGGCAACGCTCAGCGCGTATCAGGATGCCGGCGTGTGCTCTTCGGCCGCGCCGCAGGAGGATCCGGACCAGGCCGAACCTGAAGTAGCTTATCAGGAAGCACCTCTGGACCCGGCTTCTGGCAAACAGGCAAAAGTAGCCTCAACGCCTGCAGTAGCCCAGGAAAAGGTAGAAATCTATCCTAATCCGGTGCTGCAGCAGATGCACCTTGTCCTGCCCGAGGCGGGCAGTGCTTACGAGGTAAAAATCTACAACAGCTTCGGCTCGGAGGTCAAGCATCTTACACTCCAGCCCGGACAAACCGAAGTAGATGTTCGGATGCTGCAGCCAGGTATTTACTACCTGCATAGCAAGTCAGAGAAGGGCGTCGGAACTACCCGCTTCCGGGTAGAGCGGTAG